A region of the Salvelinus alpinus chromosome 24, SLU_Salpinus.1, whole genome shotgun sequence genome:
CTGACTCACatctggtacagacacacacacacacacacacacacacacacacacacacacacacacacacacacacacacacacacacacacacacacacacacacacacacacacacacacacacacacacacacacacacacgcgcacacatgcacaaaagagacagacaggtatgATACACACAAGAAATCAGTAAACAGCAGTATAAAGGACAAGCTTAAGCTCTAAGGATCACAGAGAAATGTTAGCTAGTAGGTTTAGTATCTGGTGCTGTGATGATATCCCTATATAAGTGTGTCTTCATTCCTGTCCGTCTTCGCTATTAACAGCTGCAATGCGATCTCAAAATGGTCAACTGAACACGTTCATAGCTTGTTTTTTCCATTTCCAAATGCAACACAATCAATGGAACATGACCTGGAGCAAAGGGTCAATAACTAGCTTTGGGTCATCTTGAACTGAGTGCTTAAAACACCTAAATCACCTAACTTTGTAACCATAGTCCCAGAAGTGTATTAGGTCCTGATGCAGGGGTAAGAACAGGAAATGCAAAGGCAGAGAAAAAGAGTGGCCCCAACACCTTGCATGCCTAAAAGCAGCATCCAGAGACAGCTAGATTTCTCACAGTTAAACAAACTAGACAACGAACTACATTATTTTGTCTCTAGTTTATTTTTCAAAGTTTAAAAGGGTTTAAGGGTGGGTCCTATGTAGGTGACTGATATAGACTTAATACATAATGCCATAGTTGATGTTCGTGCAACAATGTATGCTTTGTGAACACAGTTTGCACGGTTACTGGCTTGGTAACTTGTAGGCTAGCTAGGGATGGAATCGGTAGAGATACTGGATTCTGTTCAAACAAGTTTATGGAACCCTCATAGAGATTGGATTTGAGACATGTCTAGCACTTTCCAGTCAAAAAAACATTCTATAGAAAATGTATAACATAGAAAGCTTCAAATGGCTGGTGTGATTATACAATGGTTAATCAACCTATACATCCATAATTTATATTTGGGGTTAGAAAGACATGTTAATGGAGGAAAAACTACAACAATTGAATATACTGAATATAAGTAATCTTCCAGTGATTTTGTGATTGTATCATAGTTTTTGTTCTTCATAAGAGTCCAAGAAATATGCTACAAAGCatttaacatgtatttttctgacatttccctttcctcctctctatgCATGTTCTCTTATTCATCACTTTCATGAGCCTATTACAAAAAACTGAGGAAGAATATAGCAACCAGATACAGTAGAAACTCCACACTTATGATTGAGTGTAACATTTACCATGTAGACCTACAACCTATCATACATGAGGATAAAAACTTCCAGAGGCATGTCAAACAAGGCACTTCATTTAATTTTAAACTAAATGAGATGAGATTCTCACGTTAAATGTAATGCAATTGATTTTTGACCATAGATAGATCAATCATCTATTGAACACGGCATTTGGATATTCTAATGAAGTTGACTCAACATACAAAGACAGTAACGAACTAATGGATATGACTGAGGTGGTGGGGTAAGATCAACCCTTCATAAGGCACGGCGGTGAGGGGGAATAGGTGCTATAATTTAGGGGCAGGTTGGGGCTATAGGGCATGATGGAGTAGGCCAAATGAACAACGACTGTACAGTATGAGCCTACTTGTACCTGGAGGAGTAATATTCTTCCTCTAGCTCGTACAGGTCGATGGCGATCTCGTCGCGGAGCGAGGTGAGCTTCTTGTCGCACTCCTCCTGCAGCGAGCGCAGCTGCTGGTTCTGCAGGCTGATGGCCTCATTGACTGACGGGAAGTCGTTGAGGATCAAGAACTGCTTCAAGTCCGACACCAGCTTCATCAGGGACTCGCCCGCACGCACCTTTAGACACAACAACAAAGCACTGGGATTATCACTGGTGCTTTTGCCTTGTAACATGCACTCATGTTCATTATGCACCAAATGGGGAAAGCACTGACTGAAACAGGGAAGGACTACCAACGTTTTTAGTTGCAAAAGattttcaaatgttttctgtTTCATGCCCCAATGAACATGAGCCAGGATTAAATTCCATGTTTATCATTTACTTTACTAGTGTCATGAATATACACTCTGGGGTTTAATGACAAGCGTGTTTAGTTTCAAGGGAGTCTGGGTGGTATGTATGTATAATGAATGTACTTACTATGTTGGCTGCTCTGACATGCATCTCATAATGGTCCTGCTCAGCCTGTGTAGCCCGAGAGACCTGTGTCTCATCCTCTACCTGAAGCAAAACAAACCAACAAATTTTGGTTGGACCATACAGATGACTCTTTGGGTTGAACCGTCATTCTTTCAGTAAAAAAACAACACTTttttagtttctctctctcacacagacaaacacacacacacactatgtctcACCACTCTGCGACTGGAAGGCCCTacaagagggtggtgcggacggcCCAGGGCATCACTGGGAGCGAGCTCCCAGCTATCCAGGACGtacaaagattccagccacccgaGACATGTTCTCCATGCTCCAGTCTGGCAGGCGTTACCAGTGCATCATGGCTCAGACAAACAGACTCCTAAATAGCTTTAATCCCCTGGCCATAACACGGTAAAATTGCTAACCActactgctctccctctcccacagacCATCCACAGGTCTATACAAACTCAAACACAACCTACGCTGCTGCTAAAAGTATTATTGATTAGATGTATTACTCCATTATGCAGCTGTCCAATGATTATCGATTGCCATTACCAATAGTATTTActgtatctatttatcctgctactggtcactaatacatgtatatattaccattagtattgTAACGACCcagtcaggtcattacagtatattacCATGAGTATTTATATATACCTGCTACCAGTAACTTTTCAGgcctgttcacatgtatatcctaCTACCTGTCACTTTTTATGTATAAACCCAcctcaaccactccagtacccctgcacattgcaTAAGGTACTGGCACTGACCAGTACATACTTGCATTTTCATGTTCTTTAACGCTCATCATAGTTTTTATGTGGTTTTTATTCTTACTTGTATTTGCTACTCTATTTtatattatctatattattaatattactattattgtcactgcattgttgggaaagagcggAAAGAGCTCTAAATGTAAGAGTTTCACTGTACTTTTTACACCGGTTGTATGCTGTGCACGtggtgcacacacatacacacacacacacacacacacacacacacacacacacacacacacacacacacacacacacacacacaaatatcgtAATGTTACAGCTACCTTTGCAGTTTTGATGATTTCTGTGAGGTTGTCTAGAATGGACCTGATATCATCCTTCAGTCTTTTGTTGTAGTTCTGAAGAAGGCTCTCCTTGCTTTGAggtagcgctctttggctggccATAGTATTCAGGAATGTGAACAAACCCACTTAAAGCACATAAAGGATATAAAGAACATAAAATACGATCATAAAGTTATGTTGTTAACCAGAAAAATATAAACGGCATGTGCATGgcactggctaacgttagtagtGTATCACAAGTGTATTGACTTTCTCAACTTGCAATAATTAACATAGAAATGCATGAACTCAACCAAATATGTTTAGACATATCCTATGATTGTGCACCCTATATATAGTCTAGTATTATTCATGAAATCTCACTTACCTCCAAATTCATTGTTGAAAAATACTATTTATAAAAACAGAAACATCCCGTTCAAAAACAGCCCTGCCGTCGACTGTTAATGACGTCACATCAAGGTACCACGGAATTTAAATTACCCACAATGCATAGGTCTTCCTTTCTATCTGATCCAACATGGTGAGTGTATTGATATTTCGTTTGGTGGGGAAAAGATACATCTTTTCATCCCTtaccatcttctttttaaaatgtttatgtgTCATAAAAGTTACTCTTACTTGTCGTACATAACCCAAGCGCCCATTTCACATTGGTATGGTAATAATGTTTTGCTGTTTTATCCGAAATCTCCCATGACTTGGTACTGATATTGCCTGTAGAAGTTGTCCGCAGAAACACCACCCATACAGCGTGCTTTATTTTAACCTAATCCGTGTCTAGGAACTTGTTGAAATGCAGTTTATGGAAACGTTAAATCATGCATTACACTTTTTACGCATCTTGGGAAATGTATAGTTGATGTGGGACTAAAGTGTTATCTAGTAACGTAGCTAGCAAGTGGGCTAACTTGTCTCGAAGGCCTAACTTCGCGTCAGTTTTGGTTACGGGTCTCACGGCCTGTTCCATGCGCCCAGATTGGGTTAACTCATTGTCCATAACAGTAGTAGTGAAGGATATCAAATTATCAATTAATTGGAAGTTGTCAAGTAAACCATTGTATGCCTTTGAGAGTTGGGTAGTTAAATGTGCTAACTAGGTAGCCATAACTAACGTTATCTCCAAATACGCTAGTGTTGATGAGGAAACTCACGCCAAGCGTATGATCCAGTTCCCACTGACGTTTTATTAATGGCTTTTGCAATGATGCTTTGAATTTCTTGAACTGAATCTGTTATGTTGATTCAAAACACGAGCTTTTTAACCCCGAGCTAAAGCCACAGTCAAGTTATATTATGTGAAATGTATTTGACCATTTAACGTTATGCTGACCAGTCTACTTGTTTTTGATAGCCTAAAGGCAAGAAGTCTAAGGGGAAGAAGGTGGCACCAGCCCCTTCAGTGGCCAAGAAGCATGAGGCCAAGAAAGTGGTCAATCCCCTGTTCGAGAAGAGACCAAAGAACTATGGCATTGGTGCGTAAAATGAACCTGGGATTTCTATTAGATTTTCACCAACTGTTTTGACATTTTCCCATGTCAGCATGTGCAGATGATGAAAATAATATTTGCTATCTTAACAACAATGCAGACAACCCACCAAGATCGCTGATGCACTTCTTTCATGATTATAGTGGCTTCAGGCTATTTTCTGATCATACCAAAGTGATTAGATgcattaaacccccccccccccccccccccgtgtttATAGGTCAGGACATCCAGCCCAAGCGTGATCTGACACGCTTTGTGAAATGGCCCCGCTACATCCGCCTGCAGAGGCAGCGCTCCATCCTTTACAAGCGTCTGAAGGTCCCCCCTGCGATCAACCAGTTCACCCAGGCACTGGACCGCCAGACAGGTAAGTCTGTACATGGGCTTATCAATATTGCTGAGTTGTGTattgacgggggggggggggattgtttCTGAAGATGGCTGGTATATTGTGGGTTTTGCAGATGATGTGAAAGAATATTTGCTAACTGAACAGCAATGTTGACACCCACCAAGATCACTGATGCACCTTACTGTACTTGAAAGACCCTCAAGCTATTCGGCTGGATCCCTAACTTTTGACAACTTGGAGTTACAGATGTTTTCTGCAATTCCTCAGATCCAGTGGGATGTACTAATTCTCTATTTCCCCGCAGCCACACAGCTGTTCAAACTGGCCCACAAGTACAGGCCGGAGACCAAGCAGGAGAAGAAGCAGAGGCTGCTGGCCCGCGCTGAGCAGAAGGCTGCTGGAAAGGGAGATACCCCAACCAAGAGGCCTCCTGTTCTCCGTGCAGGTGAGGCATGAGGGATTTAAGTAATTTTTAGATTACATACTTTGGCCTTGATGCAATGATGTTTGAATTTCTTCACCTGAAACAATCATGTAGTTTGAACTTTTTAACCCTGAGCATCAGCCACAATAATTGTTTTTGACTAGTTCAACAGAACTTGTTGTTGAACATGTTTTTGATATCCATGTTGAATTCTCCCATAGGTGTGAACACAGTCACCACTCTAGTGGAAAGCAAGAAGGCCCAGCTGGTGGTCATTGCCCACGATGTGGACCCTATTGAGGTATGACTCCTTTCACCATTCTATGCTTATTTTGTTCATTATGGGTGAGCTGTTGCAGACGTGATCATTATTCATGGGCTAATTTGGTTCTTTGCAATGATGCTTGAATTTCTTCACCTGAATCCTCAATGTGGATCAAAACATACAAGCTTTTTAATTCTGAGCGAAGACTAATATTGTAGTTGAGACGCAAAAGCACAGTCAAGTGTTTGATCCATAAAGAATAGATACTTGACATTTTCTTTTCCCCTTTGTAGTTAGTGGTGTTCCTGCCTGCTCTGTGTCGTAAGATGGGTGTCCCTTACTGCATTGTCAAGGGCAAGGCCAGGTTGGGACGACTGGTGCACAGAAAGACCTGCACTTCAGTTGCCTTCACACAGACAAACCCGTAAGTAACAGGTGGCATAGCCAAACATTTGTGAAAGTGGTGTTGATGCACTGAGGCCAACCTCTAGGAAGTTGCGCTTGTGCTTTATAAAATTTATTAAATCCTTTGGCAATGATGTATGAATTTCTTAAACTGAACATGTGGCTTTGTGAGCTTTTTAACCCTGAACCAAAGGATTGTGTGCAGTTTTAACTGGATCTGAAATGTTCTTTGTGACGGTGCACTGATGACATGTTCCTACCTTTTCAGTGAGGACAAAGGTGCCCTTGCCAAGCTGGTGGAAGCCATCAAGACCAACTACAATGACAGATACGAGGAGGTGAGTGGCTGGTCTGCCCACCATCTGTTTGTTAATATTGACAAGTGGTCAAGCCAGCATGTTTTGGTGTCCTGAAGATGGAATGGATTATCTTGCGGGTTCACATTTTGGTTTTGCAGATGACTTGAAATATTTGCTCTCTTAAAAGGGATATTGACACCCACTAGGATCACTAAGGAAATGTTTTTTAAAGAcctgtgttcatttctgtatATGGCTTCAGGGCTGGGAATTGGCAGGAACCTCACAATACAATTTCACGATACTTACGTGCCGATACAAAATGTATTGAGATTTTTATGTTCCAAATGTATTGCTCACTGTATgctgcagggagacagagagcatgAGAACGAGTTCTGATCAATTAGGGAAATGGTAGTGCTGAACATGTTGGCTAACTGTTTTTTGTGGGATTGAGAACAAGCTATAAGATTAAAAATACCCACCTTTTGGCACAGGTACCGCAGGCTAGCTCTAGCTAACGCTACCTCTTTACAAACTGATACTGGAGTCAATATCGATTGTCCAAAAATATTGCGATATCCCCCTGTTGCTACATAACTGGAGGGGGATCTGGAGGTACACAAATCACCAGATTGCTGCAGTCTTCGCCTTTCTCTAAAATGTCTTTATTATGCCATTCCTACCAGACTGAATTAAATCATGACAATGTGCTTCCTTTCCTAGATCCGTCGTCACTGGGGAGGTGGTATCATGGGCCCCAAGTCCACAGCACGCATCACAAAGCTGGAGAAGGCAAAGGCCAAGGAACTGGCTACCAAGCTCGGATAAGCTGTTTGCtatcaaaataaatgtcccaagaAATATGCAGTTTTTTCTGGTCTTTTGTCAGATTGGATTGTGTGTATACTGAACAAAGAATATAAAATCAACCATTTTAAtgagttcataaaaggaaatcagtcaattgaagggatgcaaactagtcaccttcCAGCGCAATTTGCCGTTTTGAATGTGAGCTGCGCAATTTGTGTAGATCCGATGAGAAAAGCTTGACTACTGGCTGTATGTGAACAAGTGTCTCAGCCAATCATTCACATAACAATGCAGCATACGACTGAAGAGAGGAGACAAGTGTGCTAGTTACAGTATCAGCGTGCACTCTGGAAATACAGCGGGAGAGTGGCATGGCAGTTTGCCCGTTAACTTACTGAAGCGCCTCCCTTGAATGATAGGAAGAAGTAGGTGAGTATGgaacgccatttgggtctttgcatgtcaaaaaataTGCGTCAAATAACactgacgtgtcaaataagcgtGTTGACCAAtcgacctgaatatgactgcacgtcgcACAATAATTTAAAGCGTTTATTTTTTTACACAGTTaatacacattgattacactgtcactcgtatttcatatgtcacaattCATCGattacgtatgctatgatgctggtaaagttgtctcacgCTCttagtgctggtcataaaaagctagctagctcatggatgcaacaatgttcttccccaaaacaACCTTTTTCAGTAGCTATGGCTAGATTACTCATCTAAAATAATCCTAATTTATAAGACGGTTCTTATTTGATCAATGGTGGTCAAGCCCATCTGTGAATcgagccacaatagtggactttgcggttagccttcaaaataaaagtatcatTGATGCGAATGAATACGAATAGTAGAATTATGAcattgaatagatcatgctaaaccaGTTTGAAATGTTAAAACCAAAAAACTTGTTAATctgaaatcacactggatgtattgGATTTTAGAATTTAATtaggggcatacttatttcactgtacagccttacctgtGGGTCaatgacacccagagaacattagtgTCGTAGCTTTGATTGTGGGACTGAAAGAactgaattgagccacatttattgtcaacctatgtgtattgtaagtcgctctggataagagcgtctgctaaatgacttaaatgtaaatgtattgaacactattccagagGAAAACCAATACTGCGTGGGTGTGTTGGAttctgataactctgaggaggatgttgggggaaaaatatattgggtattgagtagactgttaccccatttcattgatccccaaacCTTGGGTAAAGCTGTAcaatgcaatatgaatgtcaacacacacaataggctgactggggaggtgatttcacagtTCTGCGATAAGAGCTACAATGCTAATATTTGCGTACTCCtctgggtgtcaccgagtagacggataccccatttcattgcttcacattccagccttgtttaacattatctagtctaaatatggcatgattacaccaattgtaaccttctgcatcactttcaatgaggtacttttattttgaaggctaacagCAAATTCCAATATTTTGCCTAATCCCTAATCCTATTATCTGTTTTACAACTTCACTCTGCTTACATCCTTACTATAATGCCCTAGTATTATAATTCTAACATAGCTACACACATCTTCTTATGATTCTCAAACATTTCACACCGTTATACAATATCAGAGTGGAACACTTTAGCCATTATCTCAAACCATACAAATTATTCTATCAATAATGcaatttctattgcactccacactgtcctttcccacctggataacaggaacacctacagtatgtgagaatgctattcattgactacagctcagcgttcaacaccgtagtgccctcaaagctcatcaataagctaaggaccctgggactaaacacctccctctgcaactggatcctggacttcctgacgggccgcccccaggtggtaagagtaggtatCAACacttccgccacgctgaccctcaacacaggggcccctcaggggtgtgtgctcagtcccctcctctactccctgttcactcatgactggatggctaggcacgactccaacaccattataacatttgccaatgacacaacagtgatctccgacaatgacgagacagcctatagggaagacgtcaaagacctggccatgtggtgccaggaccacaacctctccctcaacgtgatcaagacaaaggagatgattgtttaCTACATGTAAAaaagggccgagcacgcccccttctcatcaatggggctgcagtggagcagattaagagcttcaagttccttggtgtccacatcaccaacaaacgaacatagtccaagcacaccaagacagacatgaagagggcacaacaaaaccttttcccctcaggagactgaaaagatttggcatgggtcctcagatcctcaaaaggttctactgatgcaccatcaagagcatcctgactggttgcatcactgcctggtatggcaacagctcggCCTCCTTCCGTAAGGCATTACAGAGGGTTTTGCGaatggcctagtacatcactggggccaagcttcctcctatccaggacctctataccaggcagtgtcagaggaaggccctaaaatttgtcaaagactccagccaccctagtcacggcaagcggtaccggagtgccaagtctaggtccaagaggcttctaaacagcttctacccccaagccataagactcctgaataccTAATCAATACCTAATGAAtaccccaccctccctctcttttacagcactgctactctgttgttatcatctatgcatagtcactttaataactctacctacatgtacatattacctcaaataaccagtgccctcgcacattgattctgtaccggtacacacctgtatatagtctcgctattgttattttactgctgctctttaattacttgttacttttatttcttattcttatccgtatttttttaaacggcattgttggttaggggctagtaagtaagcatttcactgtctacagtgtaagcatttcactgtcttcactgttgtattcggcgcatgtgactaatacaatttgatttgatttgataacaagTAAAATAAGGATGTTACAGGGAGAATTTGGGCATGGCATCAAAGCCCCATTTTAACCAGGGCCTGATCGATGGGAATAATACCCTTTTCTGCTTCTTTGCTAAGAGTGTACTGAGCTTTATATGGTCTGTGATTATAC
Encoded here:
- the LOC139551696 gene encoding mediator of RNA polymerase II transcription subunit 22 isoform X1; the encoded protein is MASQRALPQSKESLLQNYNKRLKDDIRSILDNLTEIIKTAKVEDETQVSRATQAEQDHYEMHVRAANIVRAGESLMKLVSDLKQFLILNDFPSVNEAISLQNQQLRSLQEECDKKLTSLRDEIAIDLYELEEEYYSSSYSQWDSTDLPLCEAYRRRDSWASPDGGDTSRSAQEGVEDTDGTTSQETTPKHNLNGHGTTGAVDEP
- the LOC139551695 gene encoding large ribosomal subunit protein eL8, producing MPKGKKSKGKKVAPAPSVAKKHEAKKVVNPLFEKRPKNYGIGQDIQPKRDLTRFVKWPRYIRLQRQRSILYKRLKVPPAINQFTQALDRQTATQLFKLAHKYRPETKQEKKQRLLARAEQKAAGKGDTPTKRPPVLRAGVNTVTTLVESKKAQLVVIAHDVDPIELVVFLPALCRKMGVPYCIVKGKARLGRLVHRKTCTSVAFTQTNPEDKGALAKLVEAIKTNYNDRYEEIRRHWGGGIMGPKSTARITKLEKAKAKELATKLG
- the LOC139551696 gene encoding mediator of RNA polymerase II transcription subunit 22 isoform X2, encoding MASQRALPQSKESLLQNYNKRLKDDIRSILDNLTEIIKTAKVEDETQVSRATQAEQDHYEMHVRAANIVRAGESLMKLVSDLKQFLILNDFPSVNEAISLQNQQLRSLQEECDKKLTSLRDEIAIDLYELEEEYYSSRYK